The Flavivirga eckloniae genomic interval CATTAGTTTTTTACACATCCTCATTGAAAACAGGGTTTTGGGCTAAATTTTACAGCATAGTTCCTGCTCTTTTAATGTGTTATTTACTCCCGGCTGTTTTAAATTCATTGGGGTTAATCTCTCCTAGTACATCAAAAGTTTATAGTATTTCTAAAGATTTTTTATTACCTGCAGCTTTAGTTTTAATGACACTAAGCCTAGATTTAAAATCTGTATTCAACTTAGGCCCAAAAGCATTGATAATGTTTTTAACAGGAACTATAGGAATTGTTATTGGTGGCCCAATTGCCATGCTTTTAGTATCTATAGTAAGTCCGGAAACAGTTGGTGGTGCAGGCCCCGATGCTGTTTGGCGCGGACTTTCTACTTTAGCAGGAAGCTGGATTGGTGGAGGAGCAAATCAAACAGCCATGTATGAAATATTTAAATATAATCCGGAAAAATACGGTGCTATGATTTTAGTAGATATTGTTGTAGCGCAAATATGGATGGCGTTTTTATTATTTGGAATAGGGAAAAAAGATAAAATAGACAAATGGCTTAAAGCTGATAATACGGCTATTGAAGAACTGAAACAAAAAGTTATTAACTATGAAAAAAGTGTTTCAAGAAACGCTAGCTTAACAGATTATATAATGATGCTAGGAATTGCTTTTACCGTAGTTGGAATAGCTCATCTTGGATCAAACAAAATTTCTACCTTTTTAACTACCAATTTTGAGGTTTTTAATGATAAAACCTCTGCCTTATCATCTTTTACATCTACTTTCTTTTGGATGATAACGATTGCAACCGTTTTAGGGATTATTTTATCATTTACAAAAGCAAAAAGATACGAAGGAGCTGGGGCCAGCAAAATAGGTAGTGTTTTTATTTATATTTTAGTTGCGAGTATTGGTATGAAAATGGATTTGGGTTCTATTTTTGAAAACCCTGGATT includes:
- a CDS encoding DUF819 family protein, encoding MANQPLFTNDTATFGLLMLMLALVFYTSSLKTGFWAKFYSIVPALLMCYLLPAVLNSLGLISPSTSKVYSISKDFLLPAALVLMTLSLDLKSVFNLGPKALIMFLTGTIGIVIGGPIAMLLVSIVSPETVGGAGPDAVWRGLSTLAGSWIGGGANQTAMYEIFKYNPEKYGAMILVDIVVAQIWMAFLLFGIGKKDKIDKWLKADNTAIEELKQKVINYEKSVSRNASLTDYIMMLGIAFTVVGIAHLGSNKISTFLTTNFEVFNDKTSALSSFTSTFFWMITIATVLGIILSFTKAKRYEGAGASKIGSVFIYILVASIGMKMDLGSIFENPGLLVVGLIWMAIHVLLLIVIAKIIKAPYFFLAVGSKANVGGAASAPVVAAAFHPSLATVGVLLAVVGYAIGTFSALLCATLMELASVAG